In Streptomyces sp. TS71-3, the following proteins share a genomic window:
- a CDS encoding SDR family NAD(P)-dependent oxidoreductase, with amino-acid sequence MDGSSGTLDGAVVAVAGAAGPAGRATLLRLAEAGATVVGADADPQRLAEAVDAAAAVRGGATVTGDTVDLLDPAATRHWAERIEKDFGHVDGLVHLVGGWRGGATFAATDPADWDLLEKLLIRTVQQTSLAFHGPLSRSDRGRYVLVSAAGASRPTAGNAAYAAAKAAAEAWTLALADDFRKAGAEQGPKAAAVILVVKALVHDAMRAERPQAKFAGFTDVKELADAIAGVWKRPATEVNGNRLWLTEKP; translated from the coding sequence ATGGACGGCAGCAGCGGGACGCTGGACGGCGCGGTGGTCGCGGTGGCGGGGGCGGCGGGCCCGGCCGGGCGGGCCACCCTGCTCAGGCTCGCGGAGGCGGGGGCCACGGTGGTGGGCGCCGACGCCGACCCCCAGCGCCTGGCGGAGGCGGTGGACGCCGCGGCGGCGGTGCGCGGCGGCGCCACGGTCACCGGGGACACCGTCGACCTGCTCGACCCGGCGGCCACCCGGCACTGGGCGGAGCGCATCGAGAAGGACTTCGGGCACGTCGACGGCCTCGTCCACCTGGTCGGCGGCTGGCGGGGCGGCGCCACCTTCGCGGCCACCGACCCGGCCGACTGGGACCTGCTCGAAAAGCTGCTGATCCGGACCGTGCAGCAGACGTCGCTCGCCTTCCACGGCCCGCTCTCCCGCAGCGACCGCGGCCGCTACGTCCTCGTCAGCGCGGCGGGCGCGAGCCGGCCGACCGCCGGCAACGCCGCCTACGCCGCGGCCAAGGCGGCGGCCGAAGCCTGGACGCTGGCGCTCGCCGACGACTTCCGCAAGGCGGGGGCCGAGCAGGGGCCGAAGGCTGCGGCTGTCATCCTTGTCGTCAAGGCGCTCGTGCACGACGCGATGCGGGCCGAGCGTCCGCAAGCCAAGTTCGCGGGCTTCACGGACGTCAAGGAGCTGGCCGACGCCATCGCCGGGGTCTGGAAGAGGCCCGCCACGGAAGTGAACGGAAACCGCCTGTGGCTGACCGAGAAGCCGTGA
- a CDS encoding low specificity L-threonine aldolase, whose translation MNPPRTDARRRHDPDIRGFASDNYAGVHPEVLAAIALANGGHQISYGEDAYTADLQQVIRGHFGATAEAYPVFNGTGANVIALQAVTDRWGAVICTESAHVHTDECGAPEHVAGLKLLTVPTPDGKLTPELIDRQAWGFDDEHRAMPQAVSITQNTELGTVYTPDEVRAICDHAHQLGMLVHMDGARLANAAASLDVPMRAFTNAAGVDILSFGGTKNGALIGEAVVVLNRDAVRHMKHLRKLSMQLASKMRFVSVQLEALLAKDLWLRNARHANAMAQRLAEGVRAVHGVEILYLVQANAVFARLPHDVSERLRKRHRFYFWDEAAGDVRWMCAFDTTEEDVDGFVAALKEEMAR comes from the coding sequence GTGAACCCTCCCAGGACCGACGCCCGCCGCCGGCACGACCCGGACATACGCGGCTTCGCCAGCGACAACTACGCGGGCGTCCACCCCGAGGTGCTCGCCGCCATCGCACTCGCCAACGGCGGGCACCAGATCTCCTACGGTGAGGACGCCTACACCGCGGACCTCCAGCAGGTCATCCGGGGCCATTTCGGCGCCACCGCCGAGGCCTACCCGGTCTTCAACGGCACCGGGGCCAACGTCATCGCGCTCCAGGCGGTCACCGACCGCTGGGGCGCGGTGATCTGCACCGAGTCGGCGCACGTGCACACCGACGAGTGCGGCGCCCCGGAACACGTCGCCGGCCTGAAGCTGCTCACCGTCCCCACCCCCGACGGCAAGCTGACGCCCGAGCTGATCGACCGGCAGGCGTGGGGCTTCGACGACGAGCACCGCGCCATGCCGCAGGCCGTCTCGATCACCCAGAACACCGAGCTGGGCACCGTCTACACGCCCGACGAGGTCCGCGCCATCTGCGACCACGCCCACCAGCTCGGCATGCTCGTGCACATGGACGGCGCCCGCCTGGCCAACGCCGCCGCCTCGCTCGACGTGCCCATGCGCGCCTTCACCAACGCCGCCGGGGTGGACATCCTCTCCTTCGGGGGCACCAAGAACGGCGCGCTCATCGGCGAGGCCGTCGTCGTCCTCAACCGGGACGCGGTGCGGCACATGAAGCACCTGCGCAAGCTGTCGATGCAGCTCGCCTCCAAGATGCGCTTCGTCTCCGTCCAGCTGGAGGCGCTGCTCGCCAAGGACCTGTGGCTGCGCAACGCCCGGCACGCCAACGCCATGGCCCAGCGGCTCGCCGAGGGCGTGCGCGCGGTGCACGGAGTCGAGATCCTGTACCTCGTGCAGGCCAACGCCGTCTTCGCGCGCCTGCCGCACGACGTGAGCGAGCGCCTGCGCAAGCGCCACCGGTTCTACTTCTGGGACGAGGCCGCGGGCGACGTGCGCTGGATGTGCGCGTTCGACACCACCGAAGAGGACGTCGACGGATTCGTGGCGGCGCTCAAGGAGGAGATGGCCCGCTAG
- a CDS encoding thioredoxin family protein, translating into MVPVASGRRTRVVLGGHDDAPRLGAAELGRAPGERATLVQFSTAFCRPCAATRRVLADVAAMVPGVAHVDLDAESRLPLVRALDIRSTPTVLVLDATGRVVRRAAGLPRRADVIAALGEAVQPQADDR; encoded by the coding sequence GTGGTGCCGGTGGCGAGCGGAAGGAGAACACGAGTGGTCCTCGGCGGACACGACGACGCGCCGCGGCTGGGCGCGGCCGAACTCGGTCGGGCACCGGGGGAGCGCGCGACCCTCGTGCAGTTCTCCACCGCCTTCTGCCGCCCCTGCGCGGCGACCCGGCGGGTGCTCGCCGACGTCGCGGCCATGGTGCCCGGCGTCGCCCATGTCGACCTGGACGCGGAGAGCCGGCTGCCGCTGGTGCGCGCCCTCGACATCCGCAGCACGCCCACGGTCCTGGTTCTCGACGCCACCGGCCGGGTGGTGCGCCGCGCCGCCGGCCTGCCGCGCCGGGCCGATGTGATCGCAGCCCTCGGCGAGGCCGTGCAGCCGCAGGCGGACGACCGGTGA
- a CDS encoding flavin reductase family protein: MTATPGLATHTPPATDAPGLLRAAFRRHAAGVAVITAMGETPVGFTATSLASVSVEPPLISFGISETASSWPVISTTEHIGVHILGEHQRELAATFARSGADRFAAPTRWSPGPEGVPVLGDVPAWLVCRIAARVPAGDHHIVLAEPLAGDPAGAGRPLLYHEGGFCTLRD, encoded by the coding sequence ATGACGGCCACACCCGGCCTCGCCACGCACACGCCGCCCGCCACCGACGCCCCCGGCCTGCTCCGTGCGGCCTTCCGCCGCCACGCGGCCGGGGTCGCCGTGATCACCGCCATGGGAGAGACCCCGGTCGGTTTCACCGCCACCTCGCTGGCCTCCGTCTCGGTCGAACCCCCGCTCATATCGTTCGGGATCAGCGAGACCGCCTCCAGCTGGCCGGTGATCTCCACCACCGAGCACATCGGCGTCCACATCCTGGGCGAGCACCAGCGGGAGCTGGCCGCCACCTTCGCGCGCAGCGGCGCCGACCGGTTCGCAGCGCCCACCCGGTGGAGCCCGGGCCCCGAGGGCGTGCCCGTCCTCGGGGACGTGCCCGCCTGGCTCGTCTGCCGGATCGCCGCACGGGTGCCCGCCGGGGACCACCACATCGTGCTGGCCGAGCCCCTCGCCGGCGACCCCGCGGGTGCCGGCCGGCCGCTGCTCTACCACGAGGGCGGCTTCTGCACGCTGCGCGACTGA
- a CDS encoding electron transfer flavoprotein subunit beta/FixA family protein encodes MSLRIVVCVKYVPDATGDRHFAEDLTVDRDDVDGLLSELDEYAVEQALQIADEADDAEITVLTVGGEDAKDALRKALSMGADKAVHVEDDDLHGTDVMGTSLVLTKAIEHTGYDLVMCGMASTDGTMGVLPAILAERLGVPQVTLLSEVSVEDGTVKGRRDGDAASEQLEASLPAVVSVTDQSGEARYPSFKGIMAAKKKPVEALDLDDLEIDADTVGLKGAWTQVDSATERPARTAGTIVKDEGEGGKQLAEFLAGQKFI; translated from the coding sequence GTGAGCTTGAGGATCGTTGTCTGTGTGAAGTACGTGCCCGACGCCACCGGCGACCGGCACTTCGCCGAGGACCTGACCGTCGACCGTGACGATGTCGACGGGCTGCTGTCGGAGCTGGACGAGTACGCGGTGGAACAGGCGCTCCAGATCGCCGACGAGGCCGACGACGCGGAGATCACCGTGCTCACCGTCGGCGGCGAGGACGCCAAGGACGCGCTGCGCAAGGCGCTGTCGATGGGCGCCGACAAGGCCGTCCACGTCGAGGACGACGACCTGCACGGCACCGATGTCATGGGCACCTCCCTGGTACTCACCAAGGCCATCGAGCACACCGGATACGACCTGGTGATGTGCGGCATGGCCTCCACCGACGGCACCATGGGCGTGCTGCCCGCCATCCTCGCCGAGCGCCTGGGCGTTCCGCAGGTCACCCTGCTGTCGGAGGTCTCGGTCGAGGACGGCACGGTCAAGGGCCGCCGGGACGGCGACGCCGCCTCCGAGCAGCTCGAGGCGTCGCTGCCCGCGGTGGTGTCGGTGACGGACCAGTCGGGCGAGGCGCGCTACCCGTCCTTCAAGGGCATCATGGCCGCCAAGAAGAAGCCGGTCGAGGCGCTCGACCTGGACGACCTGGAGATCGACGCCGACACCGTCGGCCTCAAGGGCGCCTGGACGCAGGTCGACTCCGCGACCGAGCGCCCGGCCCGCACCGCCGGCACGATCGTGAAGGACGAGGGCGAGGGCGGCAAGCAGCTCGCTGAGTTCCTCGCGGGCCAGAAGTTCATCTGA
- a CDS encoding electron transfer flavoprotein subunit alpha/FixB family protein → MAEVLVYVDHVDGAVRKPTLELLTLARRVGEPVAVALGPGAADTAGTLAEHGAVRVLTADAPEFADYLVVPKVDALQAAHEAVSPVAVLVPSSAEGKEIAARLAVRIGSGIITDAIDLESGDEGPVATQSVFAAAFTTKSRITNGTPVVTVKPNAAPVEAAPAAGTVEPLDVTFGALATGTKVVARTPRESTGRPELTEAAIVVSGGRGVNGAENFSVIEALADSLGAAVGASRAAVDAGWYPHSHQVGQTGKTVSPQLYIASGISGAIQHRAGMQTSKTIVAINKDSEAPIFDLVDYGVVGDLHQVVPQLTEEITTRKG, encoded by the coding sequence ATGGCTGAAGTCCTCGTCTACGTCGACCACGTGGACGGCGCCGTCCGCAAGCCCACCCTCGAGCTGCTGACCCTGGCCCGCCGCGTCGGCGAGCCGGTCGCCGTCGCCCTCGGCCCCGGCGCCGCGGACACCGCCGGCACGCTCGCCGAGCACGGCGCCGTGCGGGTCCTCACCGCCGACGCCCCCGAGTTCGCCGACTACCTCGTCGTGCCCAAGGTGGACGCCCTCCAGGCCGCCCACGAGGCCGTCTCGCCCGTCGCCGTGCTGGTGCCGTCCTCCGCCGAGGGCAAGGAGATCGCCGCGCGCCTCGCGGTGCGCATCGGCTCCGGCATCATCACCGACGCCATCGACCTGGAGTCCGGTGACGAGGGACCGGTGGCCACCCAGTCCGTCTTCGCGGCGGCGTTCACCACCAAGTCCCGCATCACCAACGGCACCCCCGTCGTCACCGTCAAGCCGAACGCCGCCCCGGTCGAGGCCGCGCCCGCCGCGGGCACCGTCGAGCCGCTGGACGTCACCTTCGGCGCGCTCGCCACGGGGACCAAGGTCGTCGCGCGCACCCCGCGCGAGTCCACCGGCCGCCCGGAGCTGACCGAGGCCGCGATCGTGGTCTCCGGCGGCCGCGGCGTGAACGGCGCCGAGAACTTCTCCGTCATCGAGGCGCTCGCCGACTCCCTGGGCGCGGCCGTGGGCGCCTCGCGCGCCGCGGTCGACGCCGGCTGGTACCCGCACTCCCACCAGGTCGGCCAGACCGGCAAGACCGTCTCCCCGCAGCTCTACATCGCCTCCGGCATCTCCGGCGCGATCCAGCACCGGGCGGGCATGCAGACCTCGAAGACCATCGTGGCGATCAACAAGGACTCCGAGGCCCCGATCTTCGACCTGGTGGACTACGGAGTGGTGGGCGACCTCCACCAGGTCGTCCCCCAGCTCACCGAGGAGATCACCACCCGCAAGGGCTGA
- a CDS encoding LacI family DNA-binding transcriptional regulator produces the protein MAETTRRAETRYGNRPTMKDVAARAGVGLKTVSRVVNGEPGVTADTERRVQEAIEALNFRRNDSARVLRKGRTASIGLVLEDLADPFYGPLSRAVEEVARAHGALLINGSSAEEPEREQELALALCARRVDGLLVIPAGDDHRYLEPEIRAGVATVFVDRPAGRIDADVVLSDSFGGARDGVIHLVAQGHRRIGFIGDQPRIHTAAERLRGYRAAMDDAGIVIEDSWMSLGMTDPERVRRAAEEMLTGPDAVTAVFAGNNRVTVTVVRVLSSLAERGQRVALVGFDDFELADLLQPAITVVAQDSAQLGRTAAERLFSRLDGVSLVPERIELPTRLITRGSGEIPPAA, from the coding sequence GTGGCTGAGACCACCCGCAGAGCCGAGACCCGCTACGGCAACCGTCCCACGATGAAGGACGTAGCCGCACGCGCCGGGGTCGGCCTGAAGACGGTCTCACGCGTGGTCAACGGCGAGCCAGGGGTGACGGCGGACACCGAGCGGCGCGTCCAGGAGGCCATCGAGGCCCTGAACTTCCGGCGCAACGACTCCGCACGGGTGCTCCGCAAGGGGCGGACCGCAAGCATCGGCCTGGTCCTGGAGGACCTCGCCGACCCGTTCTACGGACCGCTCAGCCGGGCCGTGGAGGAGGTCGCGCGCGCCCATGGCGCCCTGCTGATCAACGGCTCGAGCGCCGAGGAGCCGGAGCGCGAGCAGGAACTCGCGCTGGCGTTGTGCGCCCGCCGGGTGGACGGGCTGCTGGTCATCCCGGCCGGCGACGACCACCGCTATCTGGAGCCCGAGATACGCGCGGGTGTCGCCACCGTCTTCGTGGACCGCCCGGCCGGCCGCATCGACGCGGACGTCGTGCTGTCCGACAGCTTCGGCGGCGCCCGGGACGGCGTCATCCACCTGGTCGCTCAGGGTCACCGCAGGATCGGCTTCATAGGCGACCAGCCCAGGATTCACACGGCCGCGGAGCGGTTGCGCGGCTACCGGGCCGCCATGGACGACGCCGGCATCGTCATCGAGGACTCCTGGATGTCGCTGGGCATGACCGACCCCGAGCGGGTCCGGCGGGCGGCGGAGGAGATGCTCACCGGGCCGGATGCCGTCACCGCGGTCTTCGCGGGGAACAACCGCGTCACCGTGACCGTGGTCCGGGTGCTGTCCTCGCTGGCCGAACGCGGGCAGCGGGTCGCCCTCGTGGGCTTCGACGACTTCGAGCTGGCCGACCTGCTCCAGCCCGCCATCACGGTCGTCGCCCAGGACTCGGCCCAGCTGGGCCGCACCGCCGCGGAGCGGCTGTTCAGCCGGCTCGACGGGGTCTCCCTGGTCCCGGAGCGCATCGAGTTGCCGACGCGTCTGATCACCCGGGGTTCGGGGGAGATCCCGCCTGCGGCCTGA
- a CDS encoding ROK family protein yields the protein MHTDLVAALDIGGTKIAGALVDGGGRILLRAQRPTPAQEDGDTVMRAVEGVLHDLTGSPLWARAGSIGIGSAGPVDATTGTVSPVNVPGWRDFPLVKRVRAVACGLPVELIGDGVAIAAAEHWQGAARGHDNALCMVVSTGVGGGLVMGGRLHPGPTGNAGHIGHISVDLDGDPCPCGARGCVERIASGPNIARRALANGWRPGPDGDASAAAVAKAARAGDPPAVASFERAAQALAAGIAATATLVEIDIAVIGGGVAGAGDVLFTPLRRWLRDYVTLSFVQHLKVTAAQMGRDAGLVGAAAAALHAAPDATAAGVGG from the coding sequence ATGCATACGGACCTCGTCGCCGCGCTGGATATCGGCGGCACCAAGATCGCTGGAGCCTTGGTGGACGGCGGCGGCCGGATACTGCTGCGCGCCCAGCGCCCCACGCCCGCGCAGGAGGACGGCGACACCGTCATGCGTGCGGTCGAGGGCGTGCTCCACGATCTCACCGGCTCCCCGCTGTGGGCCAGGGCCGGCTCGATCGGCATCGGCAGCGCGGGCCCGGTGGACGCCACGACCGGCACCGTCAGCCCGGTGAACGTGCCCGGCTGGCGGGACTTCCCGCTGGTGAAGCGGGTGCGCGCGGTCGCCTGCGGGCTGCCCGTGGAGCTGATCGGCGACGGGGTCGCGATCGCCGCGGCGGAGCACTGGCAGGGCGCGGCCCGTGGCCATGACAACGCCCTGTGCATGGTGGTGTCCACGGGTGTGGGAGGCGGGCTGGTGATGGGCGGCCGGTTGCACCCGGGCCCCACCGGGAACGCCGGTCACATCGGCCACATCAGCGTCGACCTGGACGGCGACCCCTGCCCGTGCGGGGCGCGCGGTTGCGTGGAGCGCATCGCGAGCGGCCCGAACATCGCCCGGCGCGCCCTCGCGAACGGCTGGCGGCCGGGCCCTGACGGCGACGCGTCGGCGGCGGCGGTGGCCAAGGCGGCACGGGCCGGTGACCCGCCCGCGGTGGCGTCGTTCGAGCGGGCCGCGCAGGCGCTTGCCGCGGGGATCGCCGCGACGGCGACACTGGTCGAGATCGACATCGCGGTGATCGGCGGCGGGGTGGCCGGTGCCGGCGACGTGCTCTTCACCCCACTGCGCAGGTGGCTGCGCGACTACGTGACGCTCTCCTTCGTGCAGCACTTGAAGGTGACCGCCGCGCAGATGGGGCGGGACGCCGGACTGGTGGGCGCGGCGGCGGCAGCACTGCACGCGGCCCCGGACGCGACCGCCGCGGGTGTCGGCGGCTGA
- a CDS encoding ABC transporter substrate-binding protein, whose protein sequence is MSRRGLLRTTAAAAGAVTLPGLLAACGKGPGGGNTVTMGSNASDAVPKKAFADAFHAYEKKSGKTVKVNTQNHEDFQENISRYLQGRPDDAFMWFAGYRMQYFAEKGLLVDISDVWKDLKGFSPAIKEQSSRDGKQFFVPYYYYPWAVFHRKSLFKERGYEQPKTWDDFIALAKQMSKDKLPVAFSDKDGWPAMGTFDYINLRANGYDFHKSLMAGTESWTDAKVKHVFDLWRELLPYCQPGANGRTWQEAAQGLQKRTCGMAVFGMPHPGQQFPVNERDDIDFFAFPEIDPSYGQDAVEAPIDGFLIAKKSKNVDGAKDLLRYLGTPQAEAVYLAGDPNNIAVNDGADTSKYSALQKKSAELVSNAKQISQFMDRDTRPDFASTVMIKAIQDFIGNPKDVDGLVNGIERQKKTIFSQPVG, encoded by the coding sequence GTGTCCAGACGAGGCCTGCTGCGTACCACGGCGGCAGCGGCGGGTGCCGTGACGCTGCCCGGTCTGCTGGCTGCCTGCGGCAAGGGCCCGGGGGGAGGCAACACCGTCACCATGGGTTCGAACGCGTCGGACGCGGTGCCCAAGAAGGCATTCGCCGACGCGTTCCACGCCTACGAGAAGAAGTCCGGAAAGACCGTCAAGGTCAACACCCAGAACCACGAGGACTTCCAGGAGAACATCAGCCGCTATCTGCAGGGCCGGCCGGACGACGCCTTCATGTGGTTCGCCGGGTACCGCATGCAGTACTTCGCCGAGAAGGGGCTGCTGGTCGACATCAGCGACGTCTGGAAGGACCTGAAGGGGTTCTCGCCGGCCATCAAGGAGCAGTCGTCGCGGGACGGAAAGCAGTTCTTCGTCCCCTATTACTACTATCCGTGGGCCGTCTTCCACCGCAAGAGCCTGTTCAAGGAGCGGGGCTACGAGCAGCCCAAGACGTGGGACGACTTCATCGCCCTCGCCAAGCAGATGTCCAAGGACAAGCTGCCCGTCGCCTTCAGCGACAAGGACGGCTGGCCCGCGATGGGCACCTTCGACTACATCAACCTGCGCGCCAACGGATACGACTTCCACAAGTCCCTGATGGCAGGTACCGAGTCGTGGACCGATGCCAAGGTCAAGCACGTCTTCGACCTCTGGCGCGAGCTGCTGCCCTACTGCCAGCCGGGTGCGAACGGCAGGACCTGGCAGGAGGCCGCCCAGGGGCTGCAGAAGCGGACCTGCGGAATGGCCGTCTTCGGCATGCCGCACCCCGGTCAGCAGTTCCCCGTGAACGAGCGTGACGACATCGACTTCTTCGCCTTCCCCGAGATCGACCCCTCCTACGGCCAGGACGCGGTGGAGGCCCCGATCGACGGCTTCCTGATCGCGAAGAAGTCCAAGAACGTGGACGGCGCCAAGGATCTGCTGCGCTACCTCGGCACGCCGCAGGCCGAGGCCGTCTACCTGGCCGGCGACCCGAACAACATCGCGGTGAACGACGGCGCCGACACCTCCAAGTACAGCGCCCTGCAGAAGAAGTCGGCCGAGCTCGTCTCGAACGCCAAGCAGATATCGCAGTTCATGGACCGCGACACGCGCCCCGACTTCGCCAGCACGGTGATGATCAAGGCCATTCAGGACTTCATCGGAAATCCGAAGGATGTCGACGGCCTGGTCAACGGCATCGAGCGGCAGAAGAAGACCATATTCTCCCAGCCCGTCGGATGA
- a CDS encoding carbohydrate ABC transporter permease: MPLNTARRPGRRSRRFTRRDLAVVGVLLGISVLLDLAIVWGPTLASVGLSFTAWDGIGTIHWVGGQNYDNLVNNYPSFWPAVRHNLLWLAFLGLVATPFGLFLAVLIDRGVRFSRFYQSVIYMPVVLSLAIVGFIAQLILGSDQGVLNTMLGNPQDPVDWLGDPHLNIWMILLAAGWRHVGYVMILYLAGLKAVDPALSEAAAIDGANARQTFFRVTFPTLRPVNVIVGVITVIEALRAFDIVYAVNKGRNGLELLSVLITDNIIGEASRIGFGSAIAVVLLVVSIGFVVTFLVQELRGARER; this comes from the coding sequence GTGCCGCTGAACACCGCGCGGCGCCCCGGACGCAGATCGCGGCGCTTCACGCGCCGCGATCTCGCCGTGGTCGGGGTGCTGCTTGGCATATCCGTACTGCTCGATCTCGCCATCGTGTGGGGCCCGACCCTGGCCTCCGTCGGACTGTCGTTCACGGCCTGGGACGGCATCGGCACCATCCACTGGGTCGGCGGTCAGAACTATGACAACCTTGTCAACAACTATCCGTCATTCTGGCCCGCCGTCCGGCACAATCTGCTGTGGCTGGCCTTCCTCGGACTGGTCGCCACCCCCTTCGGCCTCTTCCTCGCCGTACTCATCGACCGGGGTGTCCGCTTCAGCCGTTTCTACCAGTCCGTCATCTACATGCCGGTGGTGCTCTCGCTCGCCATCGTCGGCTTCATCGCTCAGCTGATCCTCGGCAGCGACCAGGGCGTCCTGAACACCATGCTCGGCAACCCCCAGGACCCGGTCGACTGGCTGGGCGATCCGCACCTCAATATCTGGATGATCCTGCTGGCCGCGGGTTGGCGGCACGTCGGCTATGTGATGATCCTCTATCTGGCCGGCCTCAAGGCGGTCGATCCCGCGCTTTCGGAAGCGGCCGCGATCGACGGTGCGAACGCCCGCCAGACCTTCTTCCGCGTCACCTTTCCCACACTGCGCCCCGTCAACGTCATCGTCGGCGTGATCACCGTCATCGAGGCATTGCGCGCCTTCGACATCGTCTACGCGGTCAACAAGGGCCGCAACGGCCTGGAACTGCTGTCCGTACTCATCACGGACAACATCATCGGCGAGGCGAGCCGGATCGGTTTCGGCTCGGCCATCGCGGTCGTCCTGCTCGTCGTCTCGATCGGCTTCGTGGTGACGTTCCTGGTCCAAGAGCTGAGAGGAGCCCGGGAACGATGA
- a CDS encoding carbohydrate ABC transporter permease, with protein sequence MTTTPGTAVPAPLRPATADPVQRPPRRGRFGVHVFLLAVSLAFLAPLLLAVYASLRPYDETAKYGYFSLPRHLSFTYYERAFTESDMGRYFLNTLIIAVPAVLITLFLASFVAYALSRLRIRGGVVLLMLFTAGNLLPQQVIVTPLYVLFNRIPLPWWMSDSMTLYDSYWAVILVHVGFQIGFCVFVLSSYMRTLPQEITEAAIVDGAGVWTQFWRITLPLCRPALAALGTLEFTWVYNDFLWALIFISDPDKLPITSSLNSLRGQFFTDYNLLAAGSVLVALPTIVVFLLLQKHFIAGLTLGSSKG encoded by the coding sequence ATGACGACCACGCCCGGCACCGCCGTCCCCGCACCGCTCCGCCCGGCCACCGCTGACCCCGTCCAACGGCCCCCGCGCCGCGGTCGGTTCGGTGTTCACGTCTTCCTGCTCGCCGTCTCGCTCGCCTTCCTCGCCCCGCTGCTGCTCGCGGTCTACGCGTCGCTGCGGCCGTACGACGAGACGGCGAAGTACGGCTATTTCTCGTTGCCCAGGCACCTTTCCTTCACCTATTACGAGCGGGCGTTCACCGAGTCCGACATGGGGAGGTACTTCCTCAACACGCTGATCATCGCCGTGCCCGCGGTGCTGATCACGCTCTTCCTGGCGTCGTTCGTGGCCTATGCGCTCTCGCGGCTGCGGATTCGCGGCGGTGTCGTGCTGCTGATGCTCTTCACCGCCGGAAACCTGCTGCCGCAGCAGGTGATCGTCACCCCGCTGTACGTGCTCTTCAACCGGATTCCGCTGCCCTGGTGGATGTCCGATTCCATGACGCTGTACGACTCGTACTGGGCCGTCATCCTGGTGCACGTCGGATTCCAGATCGGCTTCTGCGTCTTCGTGCTGTCCAGCTATATGCGCACGCTTCCGCAGGAGATCACGGAGGCGGCGATCGTGGACGGCGCGGGGGTGTGGACGCAGTTCTGGAGGATCACCCTCCCGCTGTGCCGCCCCGCCCTCGCCGCGCTCGGCACGCTCGAATTCACCTGGGTCTACAACGACTTCCTCTGGGCCCTGATCTTCATCTCTGACCCTGACAAACTGCCCATCACGTCGTCGCTGAACAGCCTGCGCGGGCAGTTCTTCACGGACTACAACCTGCTGGCCGCCGGCTCCGTCCTCGTGGCGCTGCCCACCATCGTCGTCTTTCTGCTGCTCCAGAAGCACTTCATCGCGGGGCTGACCCTGGGGTCCAGCAAGGGATAG